One stretch of Glycine soja cultivar W05 chromosome 7, ASM419377v2, whole genome shotgun sequence DNA includes these proteins:
- the LOC114418751 gene encoding putative UPF0481 protein At3g02645, with protein sequence MTSATSYTPLPENKPQIQHIINIPEQIEPEVHDQCCIYKVPPHLLKLNAEAYTPQFISIGPLHSDKPELKQEKQKQRYFHAFWKRLSHKQGLALSQYKSFLEENREKVGICYSKPELHKDEKFVDMILLDSVFIMELFFRKANKSEQKNDQMFTTSWVCKMTQRDLSLLENQIPMFVLEELHTRVILGDNDTKDNSVKFVQLAFNYFEDYFSHKPSFKVEMIKNCKSCKHFTDLIRFTYLPTKFQIEGVNVSPSRHFTPCQVECVLRTATKLNEAGVNFEKVQGRSYLDIKFEKTPILSWFLCFGCLPFSKCFKARLQIPHLKVNQVTECVLRNLIALEQCHYSDQPFICNYVTLIDSLIHTQEDVELLVDTEIIEHELGSHTELATMINGLCKHVVVTSNYYGKTTKELNEHYNCCWKHYMGMLISVYFRDPWRFSSTIVGTAVFLFAVVNFLRIIGVFRPKY encoded by the coding sequence atgaCTTCTGCTACTAGTTATACTCCTTTACCTGAAAACAAACCTCAGATCCAGCACATAATTAACATTCCTGAACAGATTGAGCCTGAGGTGCATGACCAATGTTGCATTTACAAGGTTCCTCCTCATCTCCTGAAATTGAATGCAGAAGCCTATACACCACAGTTCATCTCAATAGGCCCTCTTCACAGTGACAAACCAGAACTAAAGCAGGAGAAGCAGAAACAAAGgtattttcatgctttttggAAACGTCTATCTCACAAGCAAGGTTTAGCTTTGTCACAATATAAATCCTTCCTTGAAGAGAATAGAGAGAAGGTAGGTATTTGTTATTCCAAGCCAGAACTCCACAAGGATGAAAAGTTTGTTGACATGATCCTATTAGACTCAGTCTTCATCATGGAGCTGTTTTTTAGAAAAGCAAACAAATCTGAACAGAAGAATGATCAAATGTTCACCACATCATGGGTGTGCAAGATGACTCAACGCGATTTGTCACTACTTGAAAATCAGATTCCCATGTTTGTGTTGGAGGAATTGCACACAAGGGTCATCCTTGGAGACAATGACACAAAAGATAACAGTGTCAAATTTGTTCAGCTTGCCTTTAACTACTTTGAAGATTATTTTTCACACAAGCCAAGTTTTAAAGTGGAGATGATCAAGAATTGTAAATCTTGCAAACACTTTACTGATTTGATCAGATTCACCTACTTGCCTACAAAGTTCCAGATTGAGGGGGTGAATGTGAGTCCATCACGACATTTCACCCCTTGTCAAGTGGAATGTGTTCTTAGAACTGCAACAAAGTTGAATGAGGCTGGTGTTAACTTTGAGAAAGTTCAAGGTAGGAGCTATTTGGACATAAAGTTTGAGAAGACTCCAATCCTCAGCTGGTTCTTGTGTTTTGGTTGCTTACCATTCTCCAAATGTTTCAAAGCTCGCTTGCAAATACCCCATTTGAAAGTAAACCAAGTCACAGAATGTGTTCTAAGGAACCTCATTGCATTGGAGCAGTGTCACTATTCAGACCAACCTTTCATATGCAACTATGTGACTCTAATTGACTCACTGATTCACACTCAAGAGGATGTGGAGCTGCTGGTTGACACAGAAATCATTGAGCATGAACTTGGCAGCCACACTGAATTGGCAACTATGATAAATGGTCTTTGCAAGCATGTTGTGGTGACTTCAAATTACTACGGCAAAACCACAAAGGAACTCAATGAACACTATAACTGCTGTTGGAAACACTATATGGGTATGCTGATATCTGTGTACTTCCGTGACCCTTGGAGATTCAGTTCAACTATTGTAGGAACTGCTGTTTTCTTATTTGCTGTTGTCAACTTTCTAAGAATTATTGGTGTGTTTCGTCCAAAATACTGA